The genomic region GGTTCGGCCGGGTTCGTGGTGGCCGGACTGGCAGGCCTGGCTTGCAGCGCACAGCGCTGCGGAGCGCGTGCCGCCGCCGCCGATGGGCGCGCCCGACAAGGGGCTCCCGCCGCTCGAACCCGCACCCGGCAGCTACGTGCACGGCCGCTGAGGCGGTCCGCCTAGCCAGCCGGCGCGGCGCCGACGAGCCCCCGTTCCCAGCCGAGCATGGCGCGCTTGCGTGTCAGCCCCCAGTGATATCCGCACAGCGAGCCGGACTTGCCCAGAACCCGATGGCAGGGCACCACGAAGGAGATCGGGTTGCGGCCGACGGCGGCACCGACGGCACGGGCCGCCTTCGGCCGGCCGAGGCGGGCGGCGATGTCGGAATAGGTCGTGGCGCGTCCGAGCGGAATCTTCAGCAGCGTCTCCCAGACCCGGATCTCGAAGTCCGAGCCGATGAACACCACCCGCAGCGGGTCGTCGGCCCGCCACATGTCCGGCCGGAAGATCCGCGCCGCATAGGGCGCGGTCGCCGCTTCATCCTCCCGGAACGCCGCGCGCGGCCAGCGCGCAGTCATGTCGGCGAGCACCCCTGGCCTGTCCTGCGGACCGTCGGCGAAGGCCATGCCGGCCAGCCCGCGTGACGTCGCCATCACCAGCGCCTCGCCGAACGGCGAGGGATGGAAGCCCCAGACGATCTCGACGCCGGCGCCGCGCGTGGCGTACTCGCCGGGACTCATCGCCTCGTGGGTGACGAACAGATCATGCAGGCGGCCGGGTCCGGACAGGCCGAGCGCGTAGGTCGCGTCCAGCACACTCGCCGAATCGCGCAGCATCTCGCGGGCCGCATCCAGCGTGATCGCCTGCAGGAACGCCTTCGGCGTCAGTCCGCACCAGCGCCGGAACAGGACGCGCAGCCGCTCCGGCGACAGCCCGACATGGGCGGCCACGGTCTCGGTCTCCGGCTGCGCACGCCAGGTTGCGGCGATGAATTCGATGGCGCGGCGAACGTTCGCATAGTCATCGGCGCCGTGCCGATGAGCATTCGCGGCGGTCGGGGGATCGGTGAGCATCACGGTCATGGCTGGCTGGCTCCGATGCCGGTGAGCGGTCGAACCTAGCGGGTCGCTCCGCCCGCCGACACCCGATTCCGCGATGCCGCCTCGTCAGGCGGCCGGACCTGCCCGCGCGGCCGCCAGCGCGCCCGCGAGCGCGCGGTGGAAGTCCGCCTTCTCGCCCGGCGACAGCCAGTAACCGATCTCGATGCCCTTGCCGTGCGAGATCAGCCACAGGCGGGTGATCTCCCCGTCCGCATCGCGGTCCGCGCCGAGCCGCACCCAGTAGGGGTTGAAGCTCCAGTCCGACTGCACGCCTCTGGCCGAGATGCGCCGGACCGTCAACTCCTCCGTGCTCAGCCGCAACAGTTCGCAGGCCCGCGCCGCCCTGTAATTGGCGCGAAAGGCGAACCAGATCAGCGCGATGTCGAGACCGAAGAAGCCGAAGACCGGCCAGGCGCCCATCGCCATGAACACGATGCCGGCACCGAAGCCGACGGTCCCGACCGCCAGCATCAGCGCCAGGAAGCCGCGCTGCGACAGCGAGCGGTGCGGGGTGATCACCGCCGAGAAGATCTCGCGTCCGCGGACCGTTGGCTGATTGGCATCGACCATGTGCGCCAATATAGAGACGAAATGACGAAGAGACAGCCTGCCGCATCGTCCGCCAGAGCGCCGTCCGGCGCAAGGGGCCGGACCGTGCGCGCGCCGGCGAAGCGCCGCCGCGTCGACTGCCTGCTCGCTCCGGAGGAGGTCCACCGCCTGTTCGCTGCGCTGCGTGCGGCCAACCCGGCGCCGAAGAGCGAGCTCGAATATGTCAACCCCTACACGCTGCTGGTCGCCGTCGTGCTCTCCGCCCAGGCAACCGATGCCGGCGTCAACAAGGCGACCCGCGCACTGTTTGCCAAGGCGGATACGCCGCAGAAGATGCTGGCGCTCGGCGAGGACGTGGTGCGCGAGCATATCCGGACCATCGGGCTGTTCCGTACCAAGGCGAAGAATGTCATCGCCCTGTCGCGGCGCCTCGTCGAGACGACGGGTGGCGAGGTGCCGCGCGACCGCGCGCTGCTCGAATCGCTGCCGGGCGTCGGCCGCAAGACCGCCAATGTCGTCCTCAATGTCGCCTTCGGCGAACCGACGATCGCAGTCGATACCCACATCTTCCGCGTCTGCAACCGCACCGGACTGGCGATCGGCCGGACCCCTCTCGAGGTCGAACGGGTGCTCGAGCGGGTGGTGCCGGACGAGTTCCGCCTGCATGCCCACCACTGGCTGATCCTGCACGGGCGCTATGTCTGCAAGGCGCGCCGGCCCGAATGCGGCCGCTGTCCGATCCGCGAGATCTGCCGCTATCCCGACAAGACCGTCTGAGGGAGGTCTGCCGCGCGTCCGATCCGCCGGTGCAACCGCACCATCAGTGAGGTGGCGAACAACGGCGTCAGCAGGTTGACGATCGGGATCGACACCATCAGCGCGACGAGCAGCCCGGCCAGGAACACCCGGCCGCCATTGGCGCGGCGCAGGTTGCGCGCGTCCTCGTAGGATCGGTAGCGCAGCGCGGCGAGCTCGAAATACTCGCGTCCGAGCAGGTAGGCGTTGGCGAGGTAGAAGGCGACGAGATTGACGCCGGGCACCAGCAGCAGCACCAGCGCGATCAGGTTGGCGAGGATCACCAGTCCGGAGAACTTCAGCGACAGCACGACCGACTGGCCGATCGGCAGCGCGACGCCCGGCCGATCGCCGGGGAAGGCGGTCGTCTCGACCGTCTCGGCGATCTCGTCGAGATGGAGTCCGGCGACCAGCGAGGTCACCGGTGCGACGAGGAACACCATCCCGACCAAAAGGCCGGCGCCGGCCAGCCAGTCGACCAGCGTCTCGAGCCAGCCCCACGGCAGCACGAGATACGAGCCGATCACCGAGACCAGCAGCAACCACAGCCCGACGAGAACCGCGATGGTCAGCCCGAGCGAGCGCAGCAGCACCCGGCGGAACGGCGCGGAGACCACGTCGGAAAGCGCGGCGAGCGCGTCGGCAATCATCGGCTCGGCATCCTGTCGGGTTGGCGGCGCCCGGACGGCGATCCGATCTCACATAGGCAGCGGCCGGGCCGGCTGCAATCGCGCAAGGCTGCGGCGCACCACCTCGCTGCGGGCTGTCGAGCCTCGCCGCGGCGCAACCGGCCGAATGCTGACGAATTAGAAAGGGGAAGAAGGTTGGAGCGGGCGATCGGGATCGAACCGACGACATTCAGCTTGGGAAGCTGACGTTCTACCACTGAACTACGCCCGCACCGCCGACACAACAACGTCCAGCGACGGCGAAGTCAAGAGGCCGGATGCGCGCTGCCGTGCCGACGCGGCAGGGCAGCGCGCTCGGGCCGCATCAATCGAACGTGATGCCGGGACGATCCCGCTCGGGCTTTGCTGCGCCGCCTCTTCTGTTACCTTCTGCCCGCTCCAGCATGATGACGGCCTTTGCCGATGAACGACCTGTCCCATTCCGCCGACTTCGTCCCGCTTGATCCCAGGAAGTTCCGCCACCCCGCCATCACCGCGAAGGGGGAGCGGCGGGCCAGCGTCGCGCTGAAGCGGCTGGAGACGCTGTGGTTCAACACCGGCACGCTGTGCAACATCACCTGCGCCAACTGCTACATCGAGTCGAGCCCGACCAATGACCGCCTCGCCTATCTGACCCGGGCGGAAGCCGCCGCCTATCTCGACGAGATTGCCCGGCTCGGTCTGGGAACTGCGGAAGTGGGCTTCACCGGCGGCGAGCCGTTCATGAATCCGGAGATCCTCGGGCTGCTCGAGGAGGCGCTGCGGCGGGGGTTCCGCGTCCTCGTCCTGACCAACGCCATGCAGCCGATGCGCCGGCCGCGGATCGCCACCGGCCTGCTGCGCCTGCG from Tepidamorphus gemmatus harbors:
- a CDS encoding methylated-DNA--[protein]-cysteine S-methyltransferase, producing MTVMLTDPPTAANAHRHGADDYANVRRAIEFIAATWRAQPETETVAAHVGLSPERLRVLFRRWCGLTPKAFLQAITLDAAREMLRDSASVLDATYALGLSGPGRLHDLFVTHEAMSPGEYATRGAGVEIVWGFHPSPFGEALVMATSRGLAGMAFADGPQDRPGVLADMTARWPRAAFREDEAATAPYAARIFRPDMWRADDPLRVVFIGSDFEIRVWETLLKIPLGRATTYSDIAARLGRPKAARAVGAAVGRNPISFVVPCHRVLGKSGSLCGYHWGLTRKRAMLGWERGLVGAAPAG
- a CDS encoding sulfate transporter family protein yields the protein MIADALAALSDVVSAPFRRVLLRSLGLTIAVLVGLWLLLVSVIGSYLVLPWGWLETLVDWLAGAGLLVGMVFLVAPVTSLVAGLHLDEIAETVETTAFPGDRPGVALPIGQSVVLSLKFSGLVILANLIALVLLLVPGVNLVAFYLANAYLLGREYFELAALRYRSYEDARNLRRANGGRVFLAGLLVALMVSIPIVNLLTPLFATSLMVRLHRRIGRAADLPQTVLSG
- the nth gene encoding endonuclease III gives rise to the protein MTKRQPAASSARAPSGARGRTVRAPAKRRRVDCLLAPEEVHRLFAALRAANPAPKSELEYVNPYTLLVAVVLSAQATDAGVNKATRALFAKADTPQKMLALGEDVVREHIRTIGLFRTKAKNVIALSRRLVETTGGEVPRDRALLESLPGVGRKTANVVLNVAFGEPTIAVDTHIFRVCNRTGLAIGRTPLEVERVLERVVPDEFRLHAHHWLILHGRYVCKARRPECGRCPIREICRYPDKTV
- a CDS encoding DUF2244 domain-containing protein; this encodes MVDANQPTVRGREIFSAVITPHRSLSQRGFLALMLAVGTVGFGAGIVFMAMGAWPVFGFFGLDIALIWFAFRANYRAARACELLRLSTEELTVRRISARGVQSDWSFNPYWVRLGADRDADGEITRLWLISHGKGIEIGYWLSPGEKADFHRALAGALAAARAGPAA